In one window of Streptomyces roseofulvus DNA:
- a CDS encoding FAD-dependent oxidoreductase, translated as MNERVETGDSYWMRTASLPSFGPLRGEAEADAVVVGSGIAGLSTAWELARAGRSVVVLEADRLAGGVTGHTTGKLTALHTTAYHGLRETHGEDAARRYAASQSAALRHVVDTAGELGIDCALERRPALTYCQEADGVEALRAEAAAARAAGLDASFVTESGLPFPVAGAVRVEEQAQFHPLAYLGGLVDALVVRGGRIHEGTRVTGLDEDGDEPRPCRLTIDTGATVSARHVVVATHHPVLDRTLLAARLTQHRDLVIAGSVPARLDPEGMYITKEGGKRSVRTAPLPDGSRLLIVTGEVFQPGTGQDTEAGYARLEDWAGRHFPGFALTHRWAAQDNAATDDLPLIGRMPGRGGNVYVATGFAGWGMTGGALAGMIIAALVDGAEDPWEGLYDPGRVGSVLRTAPELAKAQWDTVKHAVKDRLDSLGDAAEAVRALRPGGGTVVRSGGRPCAVHRDDRGGLHAVSAVCTHLGCLVAFNPAERTWECPCHGSRFGTDGRILQGPALQPLERMDPEEL; from the coding sequence ATGAACGAACGCGTGGAGACAGGTGACTCGTACTGGATGCGGACGGCCTCGCTGCCGTCCTTCGGACCGCTCAGGGGGGAGGCGGAAGCGGACGCGGTGGTCGTCGGCAGCGGCATCGCCGGCCTCAGCACCGCGTGGGAACTGGCCCGGGCGGGCCGGAGCGTCGTCGTGCTGGAGGCGGACCGGCTGGCGGGCGGCGTCACGGGGCACACGACGGGCAAGCTCACCGCCCTGCACACCACCGCCTACCACGGCCTGCGGGAGACGCACGGCGAGGACGCCGCACGCCGGTACGCGGCGTCCCAGAGCGCCGCCCTGCGGCACGTCGTCGACACCGCCGGGGAGCTCGGCATCGACTGCGCGCTGGAGCGACGCCCGGCCCTCACCTACTGCCAGGAGGCCGACGGCGTCGAGGCGCTGCGCGCGGAGGCCGCGGCGGCGCGCGCGGCCGGCCTCGACGCCTCCTTCGTCACCGAGTCGGGCCTGCCGTTCCCCGTCGCGGGCGCGGTCCGGGTGGAGGAACAGGCGCAGTTCCATCCGCTCGCCTATCTGGGCGGTCTCGTCGACGCGCTCGTCGTGCGCGGCGGCCGGATCCACGAGGGGACCCGTGTCACCGGCCTCGACGAGGACGGCGACGAGCCGCGTCCCTGCCGGCTCACCATCGACACCGGGGCCACCGTCTCCGCCCGGCACGTCGTGGTGGCCACCCACCACCCGGTCCTCGACCGCACACTGCTCGCCGCCCGGCTCACCCAGCACCGCGACCTGGTGATCGCCGGGAGCGTGCCGGCCCGCCTCGACCCGGAGGGCATGTACATCACGAAGGAGGGCGGCAAGCGGTCCGTCCGCACCGCGCCGCTCCCGGACGGCAGCCGGCTCCTGATCGTCACCGGCGAGGTGTTCCAGCCCGGCACCGGGCAGGACACCGAGGCCGGGTACGCCCGCCTGGAGGACTGGGCCGGACGGCACTTCCCCGGCTTCGCCCTCACCCACCGGTGGGCGGCCCAGGACAACGCCGCGACCGACGACCTGCCGCTCATCGGCCGGATGCCGGGGCGCGGCGGGAACGTCTACGTCGCCACCGGCTTCGCCGGATGGGGCATGACGGGCGGCGCCCTGGCCGGGATGATCATCGCCGCCCTCGTCGACGGCGCGGAGGACCCGTGGGAGGGGCTGTACGACCCCGGCCGCGTCGGCTCGGTCCTCCGTACCGCCCCGGAGCTCGCCAAGGCCCAGTGGGACACCGTCAAGCACGCCGTCAAGGACCGGCTGGACAGCCTGGGCGACGCCGCCGAGGCGGTGCGCGCCCTGCGCCCGGGCGGCGGGACCGTCGTCCGCTCCGGCGGCCGGCCCTGCGCCGTGCACCGTGACGACCGGGGCGGGCTGCACGCGGTGTCCGCCGTCTGCACCCACCTCGGCTGCCTCGTCGCCTTCAACCCGGCCGAGCGCACCTGGGAATGCCCCTGCCACGGCTCCCGCTTCGGCACCGACGGGCGGATCCTGCAGGGGCCCGCGCTCCAGCCGCTGGAGCGGATGGACCCGGAGGAGCTGTGA
- a CDS encoding carboxylate-amine ligase, translating to MKILTMGVEEEFVLVDRVTRAPVNRAPEVIRRAGRALGEQVQAEFFNAQVEICTRATADRRDLGDELSWLRTVVGAAARDVRCLTVACGTPVLPPEEPLTVTDSDRYRLMARRFAPLVTRADGVARDDGLVCGCHVHVGTLDRGRALALAQHVRPWLPVLQALAGNSPFAGRRDTGYQSWRAVEHARWPTVGPTPVLDEAQYLAHVARLVGDGTLLDNRMVYWHARPSEHVPTLEIRVADANAELDTVVLLAILVRGLAATLLPRVDADEPPPRVPRGSLLRAHRLAAAQGITGIGLDPVDGRERPAAELLDDLIDLARPGLDATGDIEWAREQWGRIREDGGGAARQRAVLHRYGCFSAVVDALAADTMRI from the coding sequence ATGAAGATCCTGACGATGGGTGTCGAGGAAGAGTTCGTCCTGGTCGACCGCGTGACCCGGGCCCCGGTCAACCGGGCGCCGGAGGTCATCCGGCGGGCCGGCCGCGCACTCGGCGAGCAGGTCCAGGCGGAGTTCTTCAACGCCCAGGTCGAGATCTGCACCCGCGCCACCGCGGACCGCCGTGACCTGGGCGACGAACTCTCCTGGCTGCGTACGGTGGTGGGCGCGGCGGCGCGGGACGTCCGCTGTCTGACGGTCGCCTGCGGCACGCCCGTCCTGCCGCCCGAGGAGCCGCTGACGGTGACGGACTCCGACCGGTACCGGCTGATGGCCCGGCGGTTCGCGCCCCTCGTCACCCGCGCCGACGGGGTCGCGCGCGACGACGGGCTCGTCTGCGGCTGCCACGTCCACGTCGGCACGCTCGACCGCGGGCGCGCCCTCGCGCTGGCCCAGCACGTGCGGCCGTGGCTGCCCGTGCTCCAGGCGCTGGCCGGCAACTCGCCCTTCGCGGGGCGGCGCGACACCGGCTACCAGAGCTGGCGGGCCGTCGAGCACGCCCGGTGGCCGACCGTCGGCCCGACGCCGGTCCTCGACGAGGCCCAGTACCTCGCCCACGTCGCCCGGCTGGTCGGGGACGGCACCCTGCTCGACAACCGCATGGTGTACTGGCACGCCCGGCCCTCCGAGCACGTGCCGACCCTGGAGATCCGCGTCGCGGACGCCAACGCGGAACTGGACACGGTGGTGCTGCTCGCCATCCTGGTGCGCGGGCTCGCCGCCACCCTGCTTCCCCGCGTCGACGCCGACGAGCCGCCGCCCCGGGTCCCGCGCGGGAGCCTGCTCCGGGCGCACCGGCTCGCGGCGGCGCAGGGCATCACGGGCATCGGTCTGGACCCGGTGGACGGCCGGGAGCGGCCGGCGGCGGAGCTCCTGGACGACCTGATCGACCTCGCCCGGCCGGGTCTCGACGCGACCGGCGACATCGAGTGGGCGCGGGAGCAGTGGGGGCGGATCCGCGAGGACGGCGGCGGCGCCGCACGGCAGCGCGCCGTCCTCCACCGGTACGGATGCTTCAGCGCGGTGGTCGACGCGCTGGCCGCGGACACCATGCGGATCTGA
- a CDS encoding UdgX family uracil-DNA binding protein (This protein belongs to the uracil DNA glycosylase superfamily, members of which act in excision repair of DNA. However, it belongs more specifically to UdgX branch, whose founding member was found to bind uracil in DNA (where it does not belong), without cleaving it, appears to promote DNA repair by a pathway involving RecA, rather than base excision.) encodes MTGAGQREAAYDATPYLPDRGGLPAHRRAAAGCRGCPLYRDATGTVFGRGGTGARLMLVGEQPGDQEDREGAPFVGPAGRLLFRALAEAGIDEDDLYVTNAVKHFKFTREETGKRRIHKAPSLRETLACRPWLEAELRLVSPELVVTLGATAGRALLGPSFRVGTDRGVPRPLPGDENGTRVLATVHPSAVLRSPRREEMYAGLVADLRTAADAL; translated from the coding sequence ATGACCGGTGCCGGGCAGCGGGAGGCCGCGTACGACGCCACGCCGTATCTGCCGGACCGGGGCGGGCTCCCGGCCCACCGGAGGGCCGCGGCCGGCTGCCGGGGCTGCCCGCTGTACCGGGACGCGACCGGGACCGTCTTCGGCCGGGGCGGGACGGGGGCGCGGCTGATGCTGGTCGGCGAGCAGCCGGGCGACCAGGAGGACCGGGAGGGCGCCCCCTTCGTGGGGCCCGCCGGCCGGCTGCTGTTCCGCGCTCTGGCCGAAGCGGGGATCGACGAGGACGACCTGTACGTCACCAACGCGGTGAAGCACTTCAAGTTCACCCGTGAGGAGACCGGCAAGCGCCGCATCCACAAGGCGCCGAGCCTGCGCGAGACGCTGGCCTGCCGGCCCTGGCTGGAGGCGGAACTGCGGCTGGTGTCCCCCGAGCTGGTGGTCACCCTGGGGGCGACCGCGGGCCGTGCCCTGCTCGGCCCGTCCTTCCGCGTCGGCACCGACCGGGGTGTGCCGAGGCCGCTGCCCGGCGACGAGAACGGCACCCGGGTGCTCGCCACCGTGCATCCGTCGGCCGTGCTGCGCTCCCCGCGCCGCGAGGAGATGTACGCGGGCCTGGTCGCCGACCTGCGGACGGCGGCGGACGCGCTGTGA
- a CDS encoding DNA topoisomerase IB yields MSPRLRTSDVDKPGWRRVRHGRGFRYLDTAGAPLAAQDRARVVALVIPPAWRDVWICPWPNGHIQAVGTDAAGRRQYLYHEEFRRRQEEAKHAHVRQAARGLPRLRRAVAHDLALRGLCRDRVLACAARLLDLGFFRIGGERHLRDNASYGLTTLLREHATCARGEICLRYPAKSGRRQHRTLVDEPTYRVVRALLARRGGGPRLFAYRHGGAWHDLRAEELNGYLREKAGRPLTAKDFRTWHATVLAAVALAVSAPVADGSRTARAKAVRRAVHEVSEYLGNTPAVCRASYIDPLVIERFEEGVTVADALRRLGEDGGYGHPATRGAVERAVLRLLT; encoded by the coding sequence ATGAGCCCGCGACTCAGGACGAGCGATGTGGACAAGCCGGGCTGGCGGCGCGTCCGCCACGGCCGCGGCTTCCGCTACCTCGACACCGCCGGAGCGCCCCTCGCCGCGCAGGACCGGGCCCGGGTCGTCGCGCTCGTGATCCCGCCGGCCTGGCGGGACGTCTGGATCTGCCCCTGGCCCAACGGGCACATCCAGGCCGTCGGGACGGACGCGGCGGGCCGGCGGCAGTACCTGTACCACGAGGAGTTCCGGCGCCGGCAGGAGGAGGCGAAGCACGCGCACGTGCGGCAGGCGGCCCGCGGGCTGCCCCGGCTGCGCCGGGCCGTCGCCCACGACCTCGCCCTGCGCGGACTCTGCCGGGACCGGGTCCTCGCCTGCGCGGCCCGCCTCCTCGACCTGGGCTTCTTCCGGATCGGCGGTGAACGCCACCTGCGGGACAACGCCTCGTACGGCCTCACGACCCTGCTCCGCGAGCACGCCACCTGCGCACGCGGGGAGATCTGCCTCCGCTATCCGGCGAAGTCGGGCCGCCGGCAGCACCGCACGCTCGTGGACGAGCCCACCTACCGCGTCGTCCGCGCGCTGCTGGCGCGGCGCGGCGGCGGCCCTCGGCTGTTCGCGTACCGGCACGGCGGCGCCTGGCACGACCTGCGGGCGGAGGAGCTCAACGGCTACCTGCGGGAGAAGGCCGGGCGGCCCCTCACGGCCAAGGACTTCCGCACCTGGCACGCCACCGTCCTCGCCGCCGTCGCGCTCGCCGTCTCGGCGCCGGTGGCGGACGGGTCCCGGACGGCCCGCGCCAAGGCGGTCCGCCGGGCCGTCCACGAGGTCAGCGAGTACCTCGGGAACACGCCGGCGGTGTGCCGGGCCTCCTACATCGACCCGCTCGTCATCGAACGCTTCGAGGAGGGCGTGACCGTCGCCGACGCGCTGCGGCGCCTGGGCGAGGACGGCGGCTACGGGCATCCGGCCACCCGCGGCGCCGTGGAGCGCGCGGTGCTGCGCCTCCTCACCTGA
- a CDS encoding Ku protein — translation MARPVWKGSLAFGLVSLPVGLYTATDHHTIRFHQLQRGTSDRIRNRRVNERTGEEVDLDDIVKGYDTGDEYVLVEPGELDALAPGRSKVLEISGFVDLDEVDPIFFDRTYYLGPADKEHGKIYRLLEQALARANRAGIATFVMRQREYLVAVKAENGLLTCHTLHWADEIRDPREEIDTLPGRPRTTDRERKTAAQLIEAMTIDWDPDAYHDTFQEKVAALVEAKRSGETVEKAEPPSGSTNVVDLMDALRASVRQARGDGRGRPRQRGELGNLTRSELYDRASAAGIRGRSSMTRDELIEALAA, via the coding sequence ATGGCACGGCCGGTGTGGAAAGGCAGTCTCGCCTTCGGCCTCGTCAGTCTGCCGGTCGGGCTGTACACGGCGACGGACCACCACACGATCCGCTTCCACCAGCTCCAGCGCGGCACCTCGGACCGGATCCGCAACCGCCGGGTGAACGAGCGCACCGGCGAGGAGGTCGACCTCGACGACATCGTCAAGGGCTACGACACCGGGGACGAGTACGTGCTCGTCGAGCCCGGCGAACTCGACGCCCTCGCGCCCGGCCGCTCCAAGGTCCTGGAGATCAGCGGCTTCGTCGACCTCGACGAGGTCGATCCGATCTTCTTCGACCGGACGTACTACCTCGGCCCGGCCGACAAGGAGCACGGCAAGATCTACCGGCTCCTCGAACAGGCCCTGGCCCGCGCGAACCGGGCCGGCATCGCCACCTTCGTCATGCGGCAGCGCGAGTACCTGGTCGCGGTCAAGGCCGAGAACGGGCTGCTGACCTGCCACACCCTGCACTGGGCCGACGAGATCCGCGATCCGCGCGAGGAGATCGACACCCTGCCGGGCCGGCCGAGGACCACCGACCGGGAGCGGAAGACGGCCGCGCAGCTCATCGAGGCGATGACGATCGACTGGGACCCCGACGCCTACCACGACACCTTCCAGGAGAAGGTCGCCGCCCTCGTCGAGGCGAAGAGGTCCGGCGAGACCGTCGAGAAGGCCGAACCCCCCTCCGGGTCCACGAACGTCGTCGACCTCATGGACGCCCTGCGCGCCAGCGTGCGGCAGGCCCGGGGCGACGGGCGGGGCCGTCCGCGGCAGCGCGGCGAGCTCGGGAACCTCACCAGGTCCGAGCTGTACGACCGGGCCTCCGCCGCCGGGATCCGGGGCCGCTCCTCGATGACCCGCGACGAGCTCATCGAGGCCCTCGCCGCATGA
- a CDS encoding DUF6213 family protein — MKVTTSFLRLPDGHLLLPADEVTELLRRLAALWIESAEAEDSELAPDTVAALVGALTEVADNIDAECIALMPVREDED; from the coding sequence ATGAAGGTGACGACCTCCTTCCTCAGACTCCCCGACGGGCATCTGCTGCTGCCCGCCGACGAGGTGACCGAGCTGCTGAGGCGTCTCGCCGCCCTGTGGATCGAGTCCGCCGAGGCCGAGGACTCGGAACTCGCGCCCGACACGGTCGCCGCCCTGGTGGGAGCGCTGACCGAGGTCGCCGACAACATCGACGCCGAATGCATCGCGCTCATGCCGGTGCGCGAGGACGAGGACTGA
- a CDS encoding universal stress protein produces the protein MNVSDGTPRVVVGVDGSASSYAALRWAVRHAERTGAVLEVLGVYDVPGATGWSAPPVDAAFDEQQAREALAEELRAVLTTGDGMPPLEQHVVRGNPAEVLIEASAGAELLVVGSRGRGGFASLLLGSVSQQCAVHASCPVVIVREDAPGTTARSARTAPAEVNP, from the coding sequence ATGAACGTCAGCGACGGCACTCCCCGCGTGGTCGTCGGAGTCGACGGCTCGGCCTCCTCGTACGCGGCGCTGCGGTGGGCGGTCCGCCACGCCGAGCGCACCGGGGCGGTCCTGGAGGTCCTCGGGGTCTACGACGTCCCCGGCGCGACCGGCTGGTCCGCGCCGCCCGTGGACGCCGCCTTCGACGAGCAGCAGGCACGCGAGGCGCTGGCCGAGGAGCTGCGGGCCGTGCTGACCACCGGCGACGGCATGCCTCCGCTGGAGCAGCACGTCGTCCGGGGCAACCCCGCCGAGGTGCTCATCGAGGCGTCCGCCGGCGCCGAGCTGCTCGTGGTCGGCAGCCGGGGCAGGGGCGGCTTCGCCAGTCTGCTCCTCGGCTCGGTCAGCCAGCAGTGCGCCGTGCACGCCTCCTGCCCCGTCGTGATCGTCCGCGAGGACGCTCCCGGCACCACGGCCCGATCCGCCCGCACCGCACCCGCGGAGGTGAACCCATGA
- a CDS encoding carbonic anhydrase: MTTSPETETPVPGAPRRAAASRRGLLRTAVGGAAAVTAGAWALDSPDAAAVPRRRPRPATPHEALRELSAGNRRWQVLRERHPHETRAVRDALVSGQHPFAVVLGCIDSRVPPELVFDQGLGDLITVRSAGEVLDEAVLGSVAYGVLELDIPLVMVLGHQACGAVTAAVHADETGATLPAHIRFVADQIKPVIDHSLEGAARVDAAITAQIRLVRARLAAEPDLSARIATGRLGVVGARYELTSQAVHLIR; the protein is encoded by the coding sequence GTGACCACTTCTCCGGAAACCGAAACCCCCGTGCCCGGCGCCCCGCGGAGGGCCGCCGCCTCGCGCCGCGGACTGCTGCGCACCGCCGTCGGCGGGGCCGCCGCCGTGACCGCGGGGGCCTGGGCCCTCGACTCGCCGGACGCGGCGGCGGTGCCGCGGCGGCGGCCCCGGCCCGCCACCCCCCACGAGGCGCTGCGCGAGCTGAGCGCCGGGAACCGGCGCTGGCAGGTCTTGCGGGAGCGGCATCCCCACGAGACGCGTGCCGTGCGCGACGCGCTGGTGTCCGGCCAGCATCCGTTCGCGGTCGTCCTCGGCTGCATCGACTCCCGGGTCCCGCCGGAACTCGTTTTCGACCAGGGCCTGGGCGACCTGATCACGGTCCGCTCCGCGGGCGAGGTCCTCGACGAGGCGGTGCTCGGCAGCGTGGCGTACGGGGTCCTGGAGCTCGACATCCCGCTGGTGATGGTCCTCGGGCACCAGGCGTGCGGGGCGGTGACCGCGGCCGTCCACGCGGACGAGACCGGTGCGACGCTGCCGGCGCACATCCGGTTCGTCGCCGACCAGATCAAGCCCGTGATCGACCACTCGCTGGAGGGCGCCGCCCGCGTCGACGCCGCCATCACCGCACAGATACGGCTCGTGCGGGCGCGGCTCGCCGCGGAGCCCGACCTGTCGGCCAGGATCGCGACGGGACGGCTCGGCGTCGTCGGAGCCCGGTACGAGCTGACCAGCCAGGCGGTGCACCTGATCCGCTGA
- a CDS encoding TrkA family potassium uptake protein translates to MADFLHHLRRRRRRRLTQPHKAPADQRVAVIGLGRFGYSLANELMRRGWDVLGIDTDARIVQKYSDTLTHTAVADSTDPEVLRQLGVHDFTSAVVGIGSSIEASILISANLLEAGVPTIWAKAVSRRHGQILERLGVHHVVLPEHEMGERVAHLVTGRMLDFIEFDDDYALVKTVAPGSATGRPLGESQVRSRHGVTVVGIKRPGEDFTYATAETVVEKGDILVVTGKTQAVEAFTELP, encoded by the coding sequence TTGGCTGACTTCCTGCACCACCTGCGCCGGCGCCGCCGGCGGCGGCTCACCCAACCGCACAAGGCTCCCGCGGACCAGCGGGTCGCCGTCATCGGCCTGGGCCGCTTCGGCTACTCGCTCGCCAACGAGCTGATGCGCCGCGGCTGGGACGTCCTCGGCATCGACACCGACGCCCGGATCGTCCAGAAGTACAGCGACACCCTCACCCACACCGCCGTCGCCGACTCCACCGACCCAGAGGTCCTGCGCCAGCTCGGCGTGCACGACTTCACCAGCGCCGTCGTCGGCATCGGCAGCTCCATCGAGGCGAGCATCCTCATCAGCGCCAACCTCCTCGAAGCCGGCGTCCCCACCATCTGGGCCAAGGCGGTCAGCCGTCGGCACGGCCAGATCCTCGAACGCCTCGGCGTCCACCACGTCGTCCTGCCCGAGCACGAGATGGGCGAACGCGTCGCCCACCTCGTCACCGGCCGCATGCTCGACTTCATCGAGTTCGACGACGACTACGCCCTCGTCAAGACCGTCGCGCCGGGCAGCGCCACCGGCCGGCCGCTCGGCGAGTCCCAGGTCCGCAGCCGGCACGGCGTCACCGTCGTCGGCATCAAGCGCCCGGGGGAGGACTTCACCTACGCCACCGCCGAGACGGTCGTCGAGAAGGGCGACATCCTCGTCGTCACCGGCAAGACCCAGGCCGTGGAGGCGTTCACCGAACTGCCGTAG
- a CDS encoding TrkH family potassium uptake protein encodes MTTAARQRARTFFSAHPARTVVFSFAGAVALGTVLLMLPAAAQDGAATSPLIALFTSTSAVCVTGLAVVDTGTYWSGFGEGVILALIQIGGFGIMTLASILALLVSGRLRLRLQLTVQAETKSLGIGDVRRVLLGVAGTTLMVELAVGAVLALRIRFGYGEGIGTSAYLGLFHAVSAFNNAGFGLHADNLTRYAQDPWIILPIAVAVILGGIGFPVLLEALRHRHRARTTGRRNWTLHTKLTVATSAALLAIGTLLTGLLEWSNPATLGAHDVGGKLLDSFFHSAVSRTAGFNSLDIGALHASTLLMTCMLMFVGGGSAGTAGGIKVTTFAVLAAAILAEVRGETHSVVLGRRLAPQVLRQALTVALLGVGLVMAATLALLSVSEAAFEAVIFEVVSAFATVGLSTGITAELPGIGQLVLVALMFIGRIGPITLVSALALRERTRRYELPEERPVIG; translated from the coding sequence TTGACCACCGCGGCGCGTCAGCGAGCACGCACGTTCTTCTCCGCGCACCCGGCCCGGACGGTCGTGTTCTCCTTCGCGGGCGCCGTCGCACTCGGCACCGTGCTGCTGATGCTCCCGGCGGCCGCCCAGGACGGCGCGGCGACCAGCCCGCTGATCGCCCTGTTCACCTCGACCTCCGCCGTCTGCGTCACCGGTCTGGCCGTCGTGGACACCGGCACGTACTGGAGCGGCTTCGGCGAGGGCGTGATCCTGGCCCTCATCCAGATCGGCGGCTTCGGCATCATGACCCTGGCCTCGATACTCGCCCTGCTCGTCTCGGGCCGCCTCCGCCTCCGGCTGCAGCTGACGGTGCAGGCCGAGACGAAGAGCCTCGGCATCGGCGACGTACGCCGGGTGCTGCTGGGGGTCGCCGGGACGACGCTGATGGTGGAGCTGGCGGTCGGCGCCGTCCTCGCCCTGCGGATCCGTTTCGGGTACGGCGAGGGGATCGGCACGTCGGCCTACCTCGGCCTCTTCCACGCCGTCTCCGCGTTCAACAACGCGGGCTTCGGCCTGCACGCGGACAACCTCACCCGCTACGCCCAGGACCCCTGGATCATCCTGCCGATCGCGGTCGCCGTCATCCTCGGCGGCATCGGCTTCCCCGTCCTGCTGGAGGCACTGCGGCACCGCCACCGGGCCCGTACCACCGGCCGGAGGAACTGGACCCTGCACACCAAGCTCACCGTCGCGACCAGCGCGGCCCTGCTGGCGATCGGCACGCTGCTCACCGGTCTGCTGGAGTGGTCCAACCCCGCCACGCTCGGCGCGCACGACGTGGGGGGCAAGCTCCTCGACAGCTTCTTCCACTCGGCGGTCAGCCGGACCGCCGGCTTCAACTCGCTCGACATCGGCGCCCTGCACGCCTCCACCCTGCTGATGACGTGCATGCTCATGTTCGTCGGCGGCGGCAGCGCGGGCACCGCCGGCGGCATCAAGGTCACCACCTTCGCCGTCCTCGCCGCGGCGATCCTCGCCGAGGTCCGCGGCGAGACCCACTCCGTCGTCCTCGGCCGCCGCCTCGCCCCGCAGGTGCTGCGCCAGGCGCTGACCGTCGCCCTGCTCGGCGTCGGCCTGGTCATGGCCGCCACGCTGGCGCTGCTCTCGGTGAGCGAGGCGGCGTTCGAAGCGGTGATCTTCGAGGTCGTCTCGGCCTTCGCGACCGTGGGCCTCTCCACCGGCATCACCGCCGAGCTGCCCGGCATCGGGCAGCTCGTCCTCGTCGCCCTGATGTTCATCGGCCGCATCGGCCCGATCACCCTGGTCTCCGCGCTCGCGCTGCGCGAACGCACGCGACGGTACGAACTGCCCGAGGAGCGACCCGTCATTGGCTGA